GCCGATCTCTCAAGTACCGGCCAAAGAATGACCGCCGAGGAGTACCGTGCCGACATCGGCATCAGCGCCTGGGAACTGGACTTCTTCGGCCGTATCCGCAGCCTGAGCCAAAGCGCTTTGGAGGAGTTCTTCGCCACCGAACAGGCCCGCCGCAGTGCACGGATCCTGCTGGTGTCGGAAGTGGCCAATGCCTACCTGACCCTTGCCGCGGACCGCGAAAATCTAGAACTGGCCCAAGCGACCCTCGCCTCCCAGCAGGGGGCCTACGACCTGATCCGGCGCAGGTTCGAAGTCGGCCTGGTCCCTGAACTGGATCTGCGCCAGGTGCAAACGCGCGTGGATGCGGCCCGGGTGGACCTCTACCGCTTCATCGAACTGGTGGCACGGGATGAGAACGCCCTGAACCTGCTGGTCGGGTCGACTGTTCCGCCCGACCTGTCTCCCCCCGCGCTGAGCGGCCTGACGCCGATGCGCCCGCTGTCACCCGGCACGTCCTCCGAAGTGCTGCTTACCCGCCCGGACATTCTCCAGGCCGAGAATCTGCTCAAAGCAGCCAACGCCAACATCGGGGCGGCCCGGGCCGCATTGTTTCCGCGCATCACCCTGACGACCTCGGTCGGCACGGCCAGCAGCGAACTGTCCGGCCTGTTCGAATCCGGGTCGGGCACCTGGATGTTCTCTCCGCGCATCGTCCTGCCGATCTTCGATCCACGTACATGGGCCGCACTGACCGTCACCCAGGTGGAGCGGGAGATGGCTGTGACGCGGTACGAGGGTGCCGTTCAATCGGCTTTCCGGGAGGTCGCCGACACCCTGGCCCAGGCGGGTACGCTCGAAGATCGTCTGAAGGCCCAGCAATCCCTGCTGGAAGCCACCGAGGCCACTTACCGGATCTCCAACCTCCGCTATGAAAAAGGCACCGATATTTACCTCGGCGTGCTGGACGCCCAACGCTCGCTCTACGCCGCGCAGCAGGGGCTCATCACTACCCGTCTGACCCAGTTCGCCAACCAGGTGCGTCTTTACGCGGTCTTAGGGGGCGGCGCAGAATAGAAAGGGAACGATGATGGGCAAATTTCGTCAATGCGCATTGGCCCAGGTAGTGGTGGTGGCGTTGATGGTCGCCTCCACCGCCTGGGCAGGAGATCCGGAACTCGTGCTGTCCACATCCCACGAAGAGATTCATGCCGGCGACACGGTGATCCTGGATCTCTACCTGCACAACCCGACGGATACGGCCATCGTCCAGAAACTACCATCCTCATTGCCGTGCACCGTCCAATGGGGAGACACGGAAGCCAGTTGCGAAGCCCGTCGGGTAGAGGAACCAACCGCGTACGGCGAGAAAATTCCGGCACGGGGCTATGCCAAATGGCAATATGCTGTCGCGATCCCGACCGATGCCCGGGAAACGATTCGCCTGCGGCTGCGTACCCTGTCCGCAGCAGCGCTCCTCCTGCCAGTGTCCGCGACTCCCGCAGACGCCTCGGCACCCGAGGATGTCTCGCCCCTTGCAGACGCATCAACCCCGGTTGCACCGACCTCCCTCGACAATGGCGACGCGCTGGTTCAGTCGTACCTGGAGAACTTGTCCGTTCACAGGCCCATGTACTTCCTGCTGGGGGTGGATCCCGGGTTGGACCAAACCAAATTTCAATTCAGTTTCAAGTACCGGCTCTTCAATCCCAAGGGTTATCTTGCGGAAGTCGCCCCATGGATGTCCGGTTTTCACATCGCCTATACCCAGCGTTCCATATGGGATTTGAAAGACGACTCCAAACCGTTTGAAGATACGAGCTACATGCCGGAACTCTTCTACGAAATTTCCAATATCGACCTGAACATCAAACGCATCACCACGTTCGGCATTCAGGGTGGGTACGAACACGAATCCAATGGCAAGAGCGGCGACGACTCCCGCAGCACCAACTACCTCTACCTGAGACCCGTCCTGGGAATCCATCTGGTAGACACCTTCTACCTCAAGGTGGCGCCCAAAATTTTCACCTATGTCAACAATTCCGAAAATACCAATGACGACATCATGGATTACCGCGGCTATTTCGATCTGGAGGTCGGCATCGTGGACACGGAGGGCCTGGCGTTGAACTCCCATCTG
This Desulfatitalea tepidiphila DNA region includes the following protein-coding sequences:
- a CDS encoding phospholipase A; the encoded protein is MGKFRQCALAQVVVVALMVASTAWAGDPELVLSTSHEEIHAGDTVILDLYLHNPTDTAIVQKLPSSLPCTVQWGDTEASCEARRVEEPTAYGEKIPARGYAKWQYAVAIPTDARETIRLRLRTLSAAALLLPVSATPADASAPEDVSPLADASTPVAPTSLDNGDALVQSYLENLSVHRPMYFLLGVDPGLDQTKFQFSFKYRLFNPKGYLAEVAPWMSGFHIAYTQRSIWDLKDDSKPFEDTSYMPELFYEISNIDLNIKRITTFGIQGGYEHESNGKSGDDSRSTNYLYLRPVLGIHLVDTFYLKVAPKIFTYVNNSENTNDDIMDYRGYFDLEVGIVDTEGLALNSHLWWADEGATVQLDLTYPMSRLLAQSVNLYLHAQYFSGYAETLLHYNERHDAFRLGFSIVR
- a CDS encoding efflux transporter outer membrane subunit; the encoded protein is MNIKMVSMGCALVLLVTGCTMIPEYSRPDAPIPEQWPQGPAYQEAQDTLGAPLPAELHWRDYYADEGLRQIIDLALENNRDLRLAALNVERARAYYRIQRAELLPSVNATGSAYKERIPADLSSTGQRMTAEEYRADIGISAWELDFFGRIRSLSQSALEEFFATEQARRSARILLVSEVANAYLTLAADRENLELAQATLASQQGAYDLIRRRFEVGLVPELDLRQVQTRVDAARVDLYRFIELVARDENALNLLVGSTVPPDLSPPALSGLTPMRPLSPGTSSEVLLTRPDILQAENLLKAANANIGAARAALFPRITLTTSVGTASSELSGLFESGSGTWMFSPRIVLPIFDPRTWAALTVTQVEREMAVTRYEGAVQSAFREVADTLAQAGTLEDRLKAQQSLLEATEATYRISNLRYEKGTDIYLGVLDAQRSLYAAQQGLITTRLTQFANQVRLYAVLGGGAE